In Holophagaceae bacterium, the sequence GAGAACATGCTCATGCATCTGTTCCGCGCCACACCGAGGCAGGACATCGCCATGGATTTCCTCGTGAACTGCCATGGGCCCGTGCAGGGGTATTTCGATGAAGAGATCCTGCAGGCTGGAGCGAGGATCCTGCATATCCAGAGCCAGGGCCGCCTGGGTCCATTGCGCTATGTCCAGACCCTCGTCCGCCTCCTACGGCAGGGCGGACCCTACGATGTGGTCCATTCCCACCTGGATTGGCAGGGGGGGCTGATCGCTTTGGCGGCCCGTTGGGCGGAAGTGCCACGGGTCATCGTCCACTCCCACACCACTCGGGTAATGGGCCGGGGCCTCCGTTACCAGGTGGCCTTGGTCCTTCAGAAAGCCTTGATCCGCGCCTTTGCAACCGACCTGTGGGGTTGTTCCGAGGTGGCCTGCCGACATCTTTTCGGGCCGGATCGCCCCTGGTGTGTGATTCCCAACGGCATACCCCTTGATCGCTACCTGGATGTTTCCGCAGAGGCCAGGCAGGCTCTGCGCCAGGCCTGGGGCTGCGGCCCGGATAGCCTCGTTCTGGGACACGCGGGCAGTTTCTCCGAAAACAAGAACCAGCTTTTCCTGGTTGAGTTGATGCAGGGGCTGTCGTCACAGGGGCAGGAGGTCCACCTGGTCCTGGCCGGCGACCCTTCCACCCCCTATGGGGCGAAGGTGAGAACTCGAGTGCTGGAACTTGGGCTTCAGGATCGCGTCCACTTCCTGGGCCTACGTCGGGATCTGCCCGAGATCTTGTCGGCGCTTGATGTCTTCCTGC encodes:
- a CDS encoding glycosyltransferase — its product is MDCGGTENMLMHLFRATPRQDIAMDFLVNCHGPVQGYFDEEILQAGARILHIQSQGRLGPLRYVQTLVRLLRQGGPYDVVHSHLDWQGGLIALAARWAEVPRVIVHSHTTRVMGRGLRYQVALVLQKALIRAFATDLWGCSEVACRHLFGPDRPWCVIPNGIPLDRYLDVSAEARQALRQAWGCGPDSLVLGHAGSFSENKNQLFLVELMQGLSSQGQEVHLVLAGDPSTPYGAKVRTRVLELGLQDRVHFLGLRRDLPEILSALDVFLLPSAFEGLGIVALEAQAVGCPCMVSEGIPTEVDLGLGLVARVSTASSDSWARCVLERSSLLRPTREQVATAFQSKGFDIKTSSAEVAQQYREGWQA